TATTATTCTATTAAAATTCCTGATTTAAGACCTATGAGGTTTCAAAAACCTTATAGGACTTTTTAAAGTTTAATTCTTTTTAACTTACTTAAACTTGTTTTAAATAAAAGTCAATAATATCAATAGTTTCATAAGAATTTGATTAAAACTGCTTATATTCGATGTAAGTAAGTTTTTAGAATAGTGTAAGTAAATGTAAGTAAAATTAATTGACCTTTTATGAAACCGAGATTTTATTTAAGTAGTAAAAAAAATAAAGATGGACGGGCGGCAGTTTTATTGTTCCTTTCTTATTGTGGTACACGTATAGCAATCAGTACCGGTAAAATTATAAAATCTGAAAATTGGAATCCGGTAAAAC
This sequence is a window from Thermococcus sp. M36. Protein-coding genes within it:
- a CDS encoding Arm DNA-binding domain-containing protein codes for the protein MKPRFYLSSKKNKDGRAAVLLFLSYCGTRIAISTGKIIKSENWNPVKQCAKGINAASLDFNNELLSFANNAIAILKDLVDRKETEVLVK